In Deltaproteobacteria bacterium, a single window of DNA contains:
- a CDS encoding MOSC domain-containing protein produces MKIIAVSISDQKGVPKKNIPEGTLVEEFGLAGDAHGGPWHRQLSLLALESIKKMQDLGLKVHPGSFAENITTEGIILPELPIGTRLRLGSEALVEVTQIGKVCHDRCAIYRLAGDCVMPKEGIFVRIIKGGPVRAGDQIEILTKDI; encoded by the coding sequence ATGAAAATAATAGCCGTTTCCATAAGCGATCAAAAAGGGGTCCCGAAAAAAAATATTCCCGAGGGAACCTTAGTAGAAGAATTCGGTTTGGCCGGCGATGCCCATGGAGGCCCCTGGCATCGCCAACTCAGCCTCCTGGCCCTGGAAAGCATCAAAAAAATGCAGGATCTGGGGCTGAAGGTCCACCCCGGTTCCTTTGCCGAAAACATAACCACCGAAGGGATCATCCTGCCCGAACTGCCTATCGGCACACGCCTGCGTTTAGGTTCGGAAGCCCTGGTGGAAGTCACCCAAATCGGCAAGGTCTGTCATGACCGCTGCGCCATCTATCGTCTGGCCGGGGATTGTGTTATGCCCAAAGAGGGGATCTTTGTCCGCATTATCAAGGGAGGTCCGGTTAGAGCAGGAGATCAGATCGAAATTCTAACCAAAGATATTTGA
- a CDS encoding TIGR04076 family protein: MEEYRVKGKIVEIRGKGACSYGHQVGEVFELTEMGSSICQWALTSIFPFFTVLKFGGKFPWSEDPDRLQIACPDPNNVVVFELWREKKNIF, from the coding sequence ATGGAAGAATATAGGGTAAAAGGAAAGATTGTGGAGATCAGGGGGAAGGGGGCCTGCTCCTATGGGCATCAGGTAGGTGAGGTCTTCGAGTTGACGGAAATGGGTTCTTCCATTTGCCAATGGGCCTTGACCAGCATCTTCCCTTTTTTTACGGTCTTGAAATTCGGCGGTAAATTCCCCTGGTCTGAAGATCCGGACCGCCTGCAGATAGCCTGTCCCGATCCCAATAATGTTGTCGTTTTTGAACTCTGGAGAGAGAAAAAAAACATTTTTTAA